The proteins below come from a single Biomphalaria glabrata chromosome 10, xgBioGlab47.1, whole genome shotgun sequence genomic window:
- the LOC106071747 gene encoding 60S ribosomal protein L12-like isoform X2 — MFVYCRAVGGEVPATSSLAPKIGPLGLSPKKVGDDIQKGTADWKGLKITVKLVVQNRQAKVEVVPSAAALIIRALKEPPRDRKKVKHVKHSGNLTMDDIIKIAKQMRSRSMAKALVGTVKEVLGTAQSIGCTIDKLPPHSVIEKINSGEIEVPDE; from the exons TTTATTGCAGAGCTGTTGGTGGTGAAGTTCCAGCAACCTCTTCACTTGCTCCAAAGATTGGTCCCCTTGGTCTG TCTCCCAAAAAAGTCGGTGATGACATCCAAAAGGGTACAGCTGATTGGAAAGGTCTTAAGATAACTGTTAAACTTGTAGTCCAAAACAGACAGGCTAAAGTTGAAGTTGTGCCCAGTGCTGCTGCGTTGATCATAAGAGCTTTGAAAGAACCACCCCGTGACAGAAAGAAGGTTAAACATG tcaAACACAGTGGTAATTTGACAATGGATGACATTATTAAGATTGCTAAACAAATGCGATCACGTAGTATGGCAAAGGCATTGGTTGGAACTGTCAAAGAAGTCCTTG gTACTGCCCAATCTATTGGATGCACAATTGACAAGTTGCCCCCACACTCTGTCATTGAGAAAATCAACAGTGGTGAAATAGAAGTTCCAGATGAATAA
- the LOC106071747 gene encoding 60S ribosomal protein L12-like isoform X1: MPPKFDPGATFTVYCRAVGGEVPATSSLAPKIGPLGLSPKKVGDDIQKGTADWKGLKITVKLVVQNRQAKVEVVPSAAALIIRALKEPPRDRKKVKHVKHSGNLTMDDIIKIAKQMRSRSMAKALVGTVKEVLGTAQSIGCTIDKLPPHSVIEKINSGEIEVPDE; the protein is encoded by the exons TTTATTGCAGAGCTGTTGGTGGTGAAGTTCCAGCAACCTCTTCACTTGCTCCAAAGATTGGTCCCCTTGGTCTG TCTCCCAAAAAAGTCGGTGATGACATCCAAAAGGGTACAGCTGATTGGAAAGGTCTTAAGATAACTGTTAAACTTGTAGTCCAAAACAGACAGGCTAAAGTTGAAGTTGTGCCCAGTGCTGCTGCGTTGATCATAAGAGCTTTGAAAGAACCACCCCGTGACAGAAAGAAGGTTAAACATG tcaAACACAGTGGTAATTTGACAATGGATGACATTATTAAGATTGCTAAACAAATGCGATCACGTAGTATGGCAAAGGCATTGGTTGGAACTGTCAAAGAAGTCCTTG gTACTGCCCAATCTATTGGATGCACAATTGACAAGTTGCCCCCACACTCTGTCATTGAGAAAATCAACAGTGGTGAAATAGAAGTTCCAGATGAATAA
- the LOC106071754 gene encoding DNA topoisomerase 3-beta-1-like, translating to MKTVLMVAEKPSLAQSLAKILSNGNMNSRKGSNGACSIHEYTGKFNGEQVFFKMTSVCGHVMGCDFPGKYNNWDKVDPVELFTAPISKKEANPNLHMPTFLRKEATSVDYLVLWLDCDKEGENICFEVIDCVRSVMNRLSTQQIYRARFSAITDTDIKHAMNHLVQPNKNEALSVDARQELDLRIGCAFTRYQTRFFQGKYGDLDSTLISYGPCQTPTLGFCVERHDKIQSFKPEPYWVINVQVQLPNGKNLYLDWERVRLFDKEVAQMFVNRIKTGDGALVLETIQKRGEKQRPLALNTVEMLRVASSGLGMGPQHTMQIAERLYTQGYISYPRTETNSYPENFDLRGTLRQQASHPVWGKYVTELLQNGIEKPKKGHDAGDHPPITPMKAATEGELDHDSWKLYDYITRNFIATVSPNCTYLQTTIYFEIGSEKFSCTGKVQVDPGFTTIMPWMQLGDDEEIPSLKKDEKLSVEEVKLVEKQTSPPDYLTESELISLMEKHGIGTDASIPVHINNICERNYVSIIPGRKLKPTPLGIVLVHGYQKIDVDLVLPTIRSSVEQQLALIALGKADFLEVKQHAIDIFHRKFRYFVDCITAMDELFEMTFSSLADSGRPLSRCGKCRRYMKFVQAKPSRLYCCSCDETFSLPQNGNIKLYKELKCPLDEFELVLWTTGAKGKTYPLCPYCYNNPPFNDMRKGMGCNECTHPTCSHAFAQNGVSECVECDNGVLVLDLTSGPKWRMACNKCSVVIHFFEGASKVSVKDESCEECGANVVEVAFKEGKSPLPESSSEHTGCVFCDAIFKPLIEKHHAVALRRTGGARVSRGGRGRGRGRGRGRGKPKDKMAQLAAYFV from the exons atgaagaCAGTTTTGATGGTGGCTGAGAAGCCCTCACTAGCTCAATCATTAGCTAAAATATTGTCCAATGGGAACATGAACTCAAGGAAAGGCTCCAATGGGGCTTGTTCCATTCATGAATATACTGGCAAGTTCAATGGAGAGCAAGTCTTCTTCAAAATGACTTCAGTCTGTGGACATGTCATGGGTTGTGACTTTCCAGGCAAATACAATAACTGGGACAAAGTAGATCCT GTAGAGCTTTTTACAGCACCAATTAGCAAGAAAGAAGCCAATCCAAACTTACATATGCCAACATTTTTACGGAAAGAA GCCACCAGTGTAGACTATCTGGTCTTATGGTTGGATTGTGATAAAGAGGGAGAGAACATTTGCTTTGAAGTTATTGACTGTGTCAGGAGTGTAATGAATCGTCTATCCACTCAG CAAATCTACAGAGCAAGATTCAGTGCAATTACAGATACTGACATAAAGCACGCCATGAATCATTTAGTTCAACCCAATAAGAATGAAGCGTTGTCTGTGGATGCAAGGCAGGAGTTAGATCTACGAATTGGATGTGCCTTTACACGTTATCAGACTCGTTTCTTTCAG GGTAAATATGGAGATCTGGACAGTACTCTGATCTCTTATGGACCTTGTCAGACTCCTACTCTTGGTTTTTGTGTTGAACGTCATGATAAAATCCAGTCCTTCAAGCCAGAGCCTTACTGGGTGATTAATGTGCAG GTTCAGCTCCCAAATGGgaaaaatctatatttagattgGGAAAGGGTGCGACTGTTTGATAAAGAAGTGGCCCAAATGTTTGTTAATCGTATCAAGACCGGAGATGGTGCATT GGTCTTGGAAACTATTCAGAAAAGAGGAGAGAAACAAAGACCTCTTGCTTTAAATACAGTTGAAATGTTGAGAGTAGCCAGTTCAGGGTTAG GCATGGGTCCTCAGCATACAATGCAGATAGCTGAAAGACTCTACACCCAAGGATACATCAGTTACCCCAGGACTGAAACTAACTCTTATCCAGAAAATTTTGACTTGAG AGGTACTTTGAGACAACAGGCTTCCCATCCAGTTTGGGGCAAATATGTGACAGAGCTGCTACAGAATGGCATTGAGAAACCAAA GAAGGGCCATGATGCAGGAGACCATCCACCTATCACTCCTATGAAGGCTGCCACTGAAGGAGAGTTAGACCATGACAGCTGGAAGCTCTATGATTACATCACTAGAAACTTTATTGCTACT GTCAGTCCCAACTGCACTTACCTGCaaacaactatttattttgAGATTGGCTCAGAGAAGTTTTCTTGCACCGGAAAAGTTCAGGTTGACCCTGGGTTCACCACTATCATGCCATGGATGCAACTGGGCGATGATGAGGAGATACCTTCTTTGAAGAAAGATGAAAAGTTGTCAGTAGAAGAG gtGAAACTGGTAGAGAAACAAACCAGTCCCCCTGACTATCTGACTGAGAGTGAACTGATTTCTCTGATGGAGAAGCATGGGATTGGCACTGATGCCAGCATCCCTGTTCACATCAACAATATCTGTGAGAGAAACTATGTCTCCATCATCCCTGGCAGGAAGTTGAAACCAACACCACTTGGTATAGTACTTGTTCATGGCTACCAAAag ATAGATGTTGACCTGGTGTTACCTACGATTAGATCATCAGTGGAACAACAGCTGGCACTTATAGCTCTGGGGAAAGCAGACTTCTTAGAAGTCAAGCAACATGCCATTGATATATTTCACAGAAAGTTTCGCTACTTTGTGGACTGCATCACTGCTATGGATGAATTGTTTGAAATGACGTTTTCCAGCTTAGCTGACAGTGGAAGACCATTGTCTAG GTGTGGAAAGTGTCGAAGATACATGAAGTTTGTCCAGGCCAAACCTTCTAGGCTCTACTGCTGTTCTTGTGATGAGACATTTTCTTTACCACAAAATGGAAATATTAAACTTTACAAGGAGCTGAAATGTCCATTGGATGAGTTTGAGCTTGTATTATGGACAACTGGAGCTAAAGGAAAG ACTTATCCCCTGTGTCCATACTGCTACAACAATCCTCCTTTCAATGACATGCGTAAGGGCATGGGCTGCAACGAGTGTACTCACCCAACCTGCTCACATGCTTTTGCACAAAACGGGGTGTCAGAATGTGTTGAGTGTGACAACGGCGTCCTCGTTCTGGATCTTACGTCGGGACCTAAGTGGCGCATGGCTTGTAACAA ATGCAGCGTAGTCATCCATTTTTTTGAGGGAGCTTCCAAAGTGAGTGTCAAAGATGAGTCCTGTGAAGAATGTGGTGCCAATGTTGTAGAAGTTGCATTTAAG GAAGGCAAAAGCCCTTTACCAGAGTCCAGCTCTGAACACACTGGTTGTGTTTTCTGCGATGCTATCTTCAAACCTCTTATAGAGAAACATCATGCGGTTGCTCTCAGAAGAACCGGAGGAGCTCGAGTCAGCAGAGGAGGAAGAGGGAGGGGAAGAGGCAGAGGACGTGGGCGAGGAAAACCTAAAGACAAGATGGCACAATTAGCTGCATATTTTGTATAA